A single region of the Methanobrevibacter ruminantium genome encodes:
- a CDS encoding TIGR00295 family protein → MDEEIRLLKELNCPQWVIEHSKGVSRKACEIASNFDDVDMELVRVGGLLHDIGRFKTNSIEHAVIGAQILKEMGYPQEIINIVERHIGTGLTEEDARQLGLPIKDYTPQTLEEKIVSHADNLFNSADEVDVEFTIEKWKRKLCENHPSIEKIKKIHEELVLRFE, encoded by the coding sequence ATGGATGAAGAAATAAGATTATTGAAGGAATTGAATTGTCCGCAGTGGGTAATTGAGCATTCCAAAGGAGTTTCAAGAAAGGCATGTGAAATTGCATCTAATTTTGATGATGTTGATATGGAACTTGTAAGGGTTGGAGGTTTGCTTCATGATATCGGTAGATTCAAGACCAATTCCATTGAACATGCGGTAATCGGTGCTCAAATACTTAAGGAAATGGGATATCCTCAAGAGATAATCAATATTGTTGAAAGGCATATTGGAACTGGCCTCACTGAAGAGGATGCTAGGCAGTTAGGATTGCCTATTAAGGATTACACTCCTCAGACATTGGAGGAAAAGATAGTTTCCCATGCAGACAATCTCTTCAATAGTGCCGATGAAGTGGATGTTGAGTTCACTATTGAAAAGTGGAAAAGGAAATTATGCGAAAATCATCCATCAATAGAAAAAATCAAGAAGATACATGAAGAGCTTGTTTTAAGATTTGAATAG
- a CDS encoding HypC/HybG/HupF family hydrogenase formation chaperone → MCIAAPAKIVEIDTESNICAADFGGVRQNAKLDLLPDAEIGDYVLIHAGYAIEKLSEQAAKESLESWDELLEMLEEEDKEREKMMKDML, encoded by the coding sequence ATGTGTATTGCTGCACCAGCTAAAATTGTAGAGATTGACACTGAATCTAACATTTGCGCTGCAGACTTTGGAGGAGTAAGACAAAATGCAAAATTGGATCTTCTTCCAGATGCAGAAATTGGTGATTATGTATTGATTCATGCAGGATATGCTATTGAAAAATTATCAGAACAAGCTGCTAAAGAATCTTTAGAATCCTGGGATGAATTATTGGAAATGTTAGAAGAAGAAGACAAAGAACGTGAAAAAATGATGAAAGATATGTTATAG
- the cbiM gene encoding cobalt ECF transporter S component CbiM → MHIMEGYLPLTWCIVWFVISFIIVAYGIYQIKKIVDETPESKALIAVSGAFMFILSSLKLPSVTGSCSHPCGNGLGAALFGPAVTAVLATVVLLFQALLLAHGGLTTLGANIFSMGIVGPFIAWIVYKGLTKANISSTIAIFFAAFLGDLLTYVATSFQLAFAFPAPSFGSALTKFLVIFAVTQVPLAIGEGILTVIIWDRLKAYKPKLLDKLGALAPNEA, encoded by the coding sequence ATGCATATTATGGAAGGATATTTACCATTAACATGGTGTATTGTATGGTTCGTCATATCATTCATCATCGTTGCATATGGTATCTATCAAATCAAAAAAATCGTAGATGAAACCCCTGAATCCAAAGCTTTAATCGCTGTAAGTGGAGCATTCATGTTCATCTTATCATCTTTAAAATTACCATCTGTTACTGGAAGTTGTTCTCACCCTTGTGGTAACGGATTAGGTGCAGCATTATTCGGCCCTGCTGTAACCGCTGTACTCGCAACTGTTGTACTTTTATTCCAAGCTTTATTACTCGCACACGGTGGATTAACCACTTTAGGTGCTAACATTTTCTCAATGGGTATTGTAGGCCCATTCATAGCTTGGATCGTATACAAAGGTTTAACTAAAGCTAATATCTCATCCACTATTGCAATCTTCTTTGCAGCATTCTTAGGTGACTTATTAACTTACGTAGCTACTTCATTCCAATTAGCTTTCGCATTCCCTGCTCCTTCTTTCGGCAGTGCATTAACCAAGTTCTTAGTTATTTTCGCAGTAACTCAAGTACCATTAGCTATTGGTGAAGGTATCTTAACCGTAATCATATGGGACAGATTAAAAGCTTACAAACCAAAATTATTAGACAAATTAGGCGCATTAGCTCCTAATGAAGCATAA
- a CDS encoding energy-coupling factor ABC transporter substrate-binding protein → MERSTLIILAVVCIILFIAPLVMFSGHGEDDGYFGGADDAAGEAIEETGFEPWFSSIWEPPSGEIESLLFALQAAIGAIIIGYFFGYWRGQGKEE, encoded by the coding sequence ATGGAAAGATCTACTTTAATTATTTTAGCTGTTGTATGTATTATATTGTTCATCGCACCATTAGTTATGTTCAGTGGTCACGGTGAAGACGACGGATACTTTGGGGGAGCAGACGATGCAGCTGGTGAAGCTATCGAAGAAACCGGTTTTGAACCTTGGTTCTCTTCAATATGGGAACCACCAAGTGGTGAAATAGAAAGTTTATTATTCGCTCTTCAAGCAGCTATAGGAGCAATCATTATTGGTTACTTCTTCGGTTACTGGAGAGGACAAGGTAAAGAAGAATAA
- the cbiQ gene encoding cobalt ECF transporter T component CbiQ: protein MKFDMDYIAHNNELSETNPYFKLFLTAILLIVTLALDNLYFDVFIFILFSIIILGVAKISIRSYLKFLTIPMAFLVITCLFLIFFFGNGEVIYETGIFGIVVTDDSWHYGLYTFFRVLGCFPLLGFLALTTPIAKIFHCLDTLKVPKIITEIGLLMYNTIFIFLNEIDTMQKAQKTRMGYNSYMNSMKCLADLISNIFLRSLDKSETLQHSLDSRGYYGELPVYVPPKEE from the coding sequence ATGAAATTTGATATGGATTATATTGCTCACAATAATGAATTAAGTGAAACAAACCCTTATTTTAAATTGTTTTTAACAGCAATATTATTGATAGTTACTTTAGCATTGGATAATCTATATTTTGATGTATTTATCTTCATTTTATTCTCAATTATAATATTGGGAGTAGCAAAAATTAGCATAAGATCCTATTTGAAATTTTTAACAATACCGATGGCATTTCTTGTCATAACATGTCTATTCTTAATATTCTTCTTTGGAAATGGAGAAGTCATTTATGAAACAGGAATATTCGGCATTGTAGTTACTGATGACTCATGGCATTATGGGTTATACACATTCTTTAGAGTTTTAGGATGTTTCCCTTTATTAGGTTTTCTTGCATTGACAACACCAATTGCAAAGATTTTCCATTGTTTGGATACCTTGAAAGTACCAAAAATCATTACTGAAATTGGACTTTTAATGTACAATACAATCTTCATATTCCTAAATGAAATCGATACAATGCAAAAAGCACAGAAAACAAGAATGGGATACAATTCATACATGAATTCAATGAAATGCTTAGCAGATTTAATAAGTAATATCTTTTTAAGATCATTAGATAAAAGTGAAACATTACAACATAGTTTAGATTCAAGAGGTTATTACGGAGAACTTCCGGTTTATGTACCGCCAAAGGAGGAATAA
- a CDS encoding ATP-binding cassette domain-containing protein: MLEVKNIKYSYTKDYQALKGVSLKVEKGEMVALLGKNGAGKSTLFLHLNGIYEPDEGQVFIDGEELKYDKKSLLKFRQKVGIVFQNPDDQIFAPTVEEDVAFGPLNLKLPMEEVQKRVTESLARVGMSGFEKKAPHHLSGGQKKRVAIAGILAMKPEIMVLDEPTAGLDPQGVRGLSKLLKELNEEGITIIISTHEVDLVPNYAKRVFVMVDGLLIAEGTPKEIFAQPEILDKANLEVPIVTELFHDLEKEGFDMNNDYPLTIDEAKEKFLELLNKN; this comes from the coding sequence ATGTTAGAAGTGAAAAATATCAAATATTCTTATACTAAGGATTATCAAGCACTTAAAGGAGTTAGCTTAAAAGTTGAAAAGGGAGAGATGGTTGCTCTTTTAGGTAAAAACGGTGCTGGAAAATCTACTTTGTTCCTTCATTTGAATGGTATCTATGAACCTGATGAAGGGCAAGTTTTCATCGATGGCGAAGAATTGAAGTATGATAAAAAGTCTTTGCTAAAATTTAGACAAAAAGTTGGAATCGTATTCCAGAACCCTGATGACCAAATATTTGCACCTACTGTAGAAGAAGACGTTGCATTCGGACCTTTAAACTTAAAGTTACCTATGGAAGAGGTTCAAAAAAGGGTTACTGAAAGCTTAGCTCGTGTAGGAATGAGCGGTTTCGAGAAAAAGGCACCTCACCATTTAAGTGGAGGTCAAAAGAAAAGAGTGGCTATTGCAGGAATTCTTGCGATGAAACCAGAAATTATGGTTTTAGACGAACCAACTGCAGGTTTAGACCCTCAAGGTGTAAGAGGTTTAAGTAAATTATTAAAGGAACTTAACGAGGAAGGAATCACAATCATCATTTCAACTCACGAAGTTGACTTGGTTCCAAATTATGCAAAAAGAGTGTTCGTTATGGTTGACGGTTTATTGATTGCCGAAGGAACTCCTAAAGAGATTTTTGCACAACCTGAAATTCTAGATAAGGCAAACTTAGAAGTACCTATTGTCACAGAACTTTTCCACGACCTTGAAAAAGAAGGATTCGACATGAACAACGATTATCCTTTAACAATTGACGAAGCTAAAGAGAAGTTCTTGGAATTATTAAATAAGAACTAA
- a CDS encoding NAD(P)/FAD-dependent oxidoreductase: protein MEEIKKFKNIVIGAGPAGRLGSFELGKLGEETLLIEKKYIAGTCLNEGCMVVCALTDISRFIRNFKRFTEIGFIDGNISLDYKSACDNIKKTQLMLRRLNQEENESVNNNVIYGEASVEINDDDKIIVKVKLDNDNELQRENVKDKDHDIYEAENLLIATGARPFIPNIDGVKYALTSSDVLSLEEVPSKLNIVGGGIIATELSNIFSIFGSEVKIIARSEILKDLEPEIKSYVVNKLIEEVDIYENTNVLEITENSIITDKGEFEGKTLIATGRVPNSEIVADIVDLNEDGSIKVNEFFQTSNPNIYAAGDVTGGITLTPYARKEGISAARNMAGYLNKFDDINVPQSLTLDLDVSFTQKASKSEGNDNVNVEDIIIPGLGGPHAFWRILRGETGLTKISLNTETEEIVRASQISPSSIDDTAYLAFLMNMGITKEDFDDFLEVHPSTDAYYKILKIM, encoded by the coding sequence ATGGAAGAAATAAAAAAATTTAAAAACATTGTTATTGGAGCAGGCCCTGCTGGAAGACTTGGATCATTTGAACTCGGTAAATTGGGAGAAGAAACTCTTCTTATTGAAAAGAAATACATTGCAGGAACCTGTCTTAATGAAGGATGCATGGTCGTATGTGCTCTTACAGACATCAGCCGTTTCATAAGAAACTTCAAGAGATTCACTGAAATCGGATTCATCGATGGAAACATAAGCTTGGATTATAAATCTGCATGTGACAACATTAAAAAGACCCAACTCATGCTTCGCAGGCTTAACCAAGAGGAAAATGAAAGCGTAAACAATAATGTTATCTATGGTGAAGCAAGTGTGGAAATAAACGATGATGACAAAATAATTGTTAAAGTGAAATTAGACAATGACAATGAGCTTCAAAGAGAAAATGTGAAAGATAAGGATCATGATATATACGAGGCAGAAAATCTTTTGATAGCTACTGGTGCAAGACCATTTATTCCAAATATCGATGGAGTAAAATATGCTTTGACAAGTAGCGATGTACTTTCCTTAGAGGAAGTTCCAAGCAAATTAAATATAGTTGGTGGAGGAATTATTGCTACCGAATTGTCAAACATATTCTCAATCTTTGGAAGTGAAGTAAAAATCATTGCAAGAAGTGAAATCCTAAAGGACTTGGAGCCTGAAATCAAATCGTATGTTGTTAACAAGCTCATTGAGGAAGTGGATATTTATGAAAACACCAATGTTTTGGAAATCACTGAAAACTCCATCATAACCGACAAGGGAGAGTTTGAAGGAAAAACATTGATAGCTACTGGAAGAGTTCCAAATTCAGAAATAGTTGCAGACATTGTTGACTTGAATGAAGATGGATCAATTAAGGTGAATGAATTCTTCCAAACCTCAAATCCAAATATCTATGCTGCAGGAGACGTTACAGGAGGAATCACCCTTACTCCTTATGCAAGAAAAGAGGGAATTTCAGCAGCAAGAAACATGGCCGGATACTTGAATAAGTTTGATGATATAAACGTTCCACAATCATTGACATTGGATTTGGATGTGAGCTTCACTCAAAAAGCATCAAAATCTGAAGGCAATGACAACGTAAATGTTGAAGATATAATCATTCCAGGTCTTGGAGGACCTCATGCATTCTGGAGAATATTAAGAGGAGAAACTGGACTTACAAAGATTTCATTGAATACAGAAACAGAAGAGATAGTGAGAGCAAGCCAAATATCCCCATCCTCAATTGATGATACTGCTTATCTTGCATTCCTTATGAATATGGGAATAACTAAAGAGGATTTCGATGATTTCCTGGAAGTTCATCCATCCACAGATGCTTATTATAAAATCTTAAAAATCATGTAA
- a CDS encoding nitroreductase family protein has translation MSDIFEVIKNRRSVRAYKDEQIEDEQIEQILEAAIMAPTARGEAPWHFTVVQNKEILADINDSVLNILSNSGDEFLEAIAESGVNVMHNAPTVVFVSAKSDATNMQADCSAAIENMLLAAEGLDIGSCWLGLVAIYFSVEENLKKLHIPEGYTPLYGVALGYKLEPNEPNPRKDVFVNWVK, from the coding sequence ATGAGTGATATTTTTGAAGTCATTAAAAATCGTAGAAGCGTAAGAGCTTACAAAGATGAGCAAATTGAAGATGAGCAAATTGAACAAATTTTAGAAGCAGCTATTATGGCTCCTACTGCAAGAGGAGAAGCTCCATGGCATTTCACTGTAGTTCAAAACAAGGAAATTCTTGCAGATATCAATGATTCTGTACTCAACATATTATCCAATTCAGGTGATGAGTTCCTTGAAGCAATAGCCGAATCTGGTGTAAATGTAATGCACAATGCTCCAACAGTTGTATTTGTTTCTGCTAAATCCGATGCAACCAATATGCAAGCAGACTGTTCTGCAGCTATTGAAAACATGCTTCTTGCAGCAGAAGGATTGGATATTGGATCCTGTTGGTTAGGTCTTGTAGCTATTTACTTCAGTGTTGAAGAAAACTTGAAAAAGCTTCACATTCCTGAAGGATACACTCCATTGTATGGTGTTGCTTTAGGTTATAAGCTTGAGCCAAATGAACCAAACCCACGTAAGGATGTTTTCGTAAACTGGGTAAAATAA
- a CDS encoding cell wall biosynthesis protein, with amino-acid sequence MFLELFLVFIATFLGTGALNIIFRFLGKRGYMGNLYEPVRGGTPRGIGIVPFIVISLFLPAGYNNLVLVMGLCALVDDVIGRRRIANLPIEIGQLARGIGMLCVIGLGYPLMGISSILVALMIQPMNIADMQPGSAVSVVVVMSFFTILATLILGVAPVAQIPAYYVPLLTLVTCIAYAPLDYSGKIMLGEVGNHTFAIVLGISFYILGGFVGTLILFIVTTALIAYIRRRNLSRFLINKLHISNPTFGDLFMDVLTGGGLGDLFRKIILGERQQVVTDNLLISLGFRRLLYNPYSPNLERVIEKDVRTKPTDLRKLS; translated from the coding sequence ATGTTTTTAGAATTATTTTTAGTATTTATTGCAACATTTTTAGGAACTGGGGCATTGAATATCATATTCCGTTTCTTAGGCAAAAGAGGTTATATGGGAAATCTGTATGAGCCAGTGCGTGGAGGTACTCCTCGTGGGATTGGTATAGTTCCATTTATTGTAATTAGCCTGTTCTTGCCTGCAGGATATAACAATCTTGTTTTGGTTATGGGATTATGTGCCCTTGTCGATGATGTGATAGGTAGAAGAAGAATCGCTAACTTGCCTATTGAAATAGGACAGCTTGCAAGAGGAATAGGTATGTTATGCGTTATCGGATTAGGTTATCCTCTTATGGGCATTTCTTCTATTTTAGTTGCTTTAATGATTCAGCCTATGAACATTGCAGATATGCAACCTGGGTCTGCAGTAAGCGTAGTTGTTGTAATGAGCTTCTTTACAATACTTGCAACCTTGATTTTAGGTGTAGCTCCTGTAGCACAGATTCCTGCATATTATGTTCCGTTGCTAACTTTAGTAACATGTATAGCTTACGCTCCTTTAGACTATTCAGGAAAGATCATGTTAGGTGAAGTGGGAAACCATACCTTTGCAATAGTTTTGGGAATAAGCTTTTACATTCTTGGAGGATTTGTAGGGACCTTAATATTGTTCATTGTAACAACTGCATTGATTGCATACATTAGAAGAAGAAACTTATCTAGATTCCTTATTAATAAATTGCATATAAGCAATCCAACTTTCGGTGATTTGTTTATGGATGTCTTAACTGGTGGAGGTTTAGGTGATTTATTCAGAAAAATCATTCTTGGTGAACGTCAGCAAGTTGTTACTGATAATTTATTAATTTCACTTGGATTTAGAAGATTGCTTTACAATCCATATTCCCCTAATCTAGAAAGAGTAATTGAAAAGGATGTTAGAACAAAACCGACTGATTTGAGAAAGTTAAGCTAA
- a CDS encoding mRNA surveillance protein pelota → MKITYQDRKKGIIELLPETLDDLWHLSHIIAEGDTVYSKTTRRIQDNTGDKLRSDRGVKKTFTLGVSVEDVSFHIFTGKLRIIGSIIKGPEDLIPLGSHHTIEAKLNTPIKIFKEHWSGYALKRISQAIEASKKLSAIIVVLEDDVADFGLMRQFGIEYYGPVMGNVSGKRIIDKNRAKNIEKFYQKIVDYILKFDNIQTIVLAGPGFYKNDFLKYLELKHKDLAKKSIVEATGSGGRVGINEVLKKGTVEKLAAENRVAFEIAAINEILQEIAKSSNLVVYGKKQVKDAIDLGAIEKLLVLDNLIRSEDLEGSMDMVENMSGEVLVISSQHEGGKQLEGLGGMAAILRYSIN, encoded by the coding sequence ATGAAAATAACTTATCAAGATAGAAAGAAAGGAATTATTGAACTTCTTCCTGAAACTTTAGATGACTTATGGCATCTGTCTCACATAATCGCTGAGGGAGATACTGTATACTCTAAGACAACAAGAAGGATTCAAGACAATACTGGGGATAAGTTAAGAAGTGATAGGGGGGTTAAGAAGACCTTTACTTTAGGTGTTTCAGTGGAGGATGTAAGTTTTCACATATTCACTGGAAAGCTTAGGATAATCGGTTCAATCATTAAAGGTCCTGAAGACTTGATTCCTCTCGGATCTCACCATACAATTGAAGCCAAATTGAACACTCCAATTAAAATATTCAAGGAACATTGGTCCGGCTATGCATTGAAGAGAATCAGCCAAGCTATTGAAGCTTCCAAGAAACTCTCTGCAATCATTGTTGTATTGGAAGATGATGTTGCAGACTTCGGTTTGATGAGGCAATTTGGAATTGAATATTATGGTCCGGTTATGGGAAATGTTTCTGGAAAAAGGATAATTGACAAAAACCGTGCAAAGAATATTGAGAAATTCTATCAAAAGATTGTGGATTATATTCTCAAGTTTGACAATATTCAGACAATAGTTTTGGCAGGTCCTGGATTTTATAAGAATGATTTCTTAAAGTATCTTGAGTTGAAGCATAAGGATTTGGCTAAAAAGTCCATAGTCGAAGCAACCGGTTCCGGTGGCAGAGTGGGTATTAATGAGGTTCTTAAGAAGGGAACCGTTGAGAAATTGGCAGCTGAAAATAGGGTTGCCTTTGAAATTGCAGCAATTAATGAAATCCTTCAGGAGATAGCAAAGTCTTCCAATTTAGTTGTTTACGGTAAAAAGCAAGTTAAAGATGCTATAGATTTGGGAGCTATTGAAAAGCTATTGGTTTTGGATAATCTGATTAGAAGCGAAGACCTTGAGGGATCCATGGATATGGTGGAAAACATGTCTGGTGAAGTTTTAGTCATAAGCAGCCAGCATGAAGGTGGAAAACAGCTTGAGGGATTAGGTGGTATGGCTGCTATCTTAAGGTACTCCATTAACTGA
- a CDS encoding prephenate dehydrogenase, whose product MKIGIIGGTRGLGRTIAWYMKDFDFDVTITGRDSIVGKQVSEELGIKYSDNNKKIVQDSDIVIISVPISSTEAVIEELGPFMKEGSLMIDVTSVKEGPSRKMKECIGEGVEFIPTHPVFGPRTTDLKGQIIVLTPIEKGNWYPKVYKFLEDKGMRIVETSPEHHDDMMGIVQVLTHFSYISTASAIEKLQIDIKDTENYESPIYNLMIDTIARIVSQNPYLTYSIQHENKRGEKIRQALFDSISELKEALTNEDEDEFVEIALRATKHMGDIQAALGRSDKAINALTQEYNVLMQSIGQEVGLKHIYSDKIHVGKIKELDLDFVYLEDENGKVKKLKVSNAKMLDEEELFNWKVKNQKIHTRDLSALFRRKSNPHIIKDALKRIDDVVDVEIIDIYKGGPIKEDEISYTFSIQSLSKESLEECEKLIKGFGGITR is encoded by the coding sequence ATGAAAATTGGAATTATTGGAGGAACACGAGGTTTAGGAAGAACCATTGCATGGTATATGAAAGACTTTGACTTCGATGTTACAATTACAGGAAGAGATTCCATTGTCGGAAAGCAAGTCAGTGAGGAACTTGGAATAAAATATAGCGACAACAATAAGAAGATTGTTCAAGATAGCGATATCGTGATTATTTCCGTTCCTATTTCAAGCACTGAAGCAGTTATAGAAGAATTAGGACCATTTATGAAAGAAGGTTCATTGATGATTGATGTTACTTCAGTGAAAGAGGGCCCTAGCCGCAAAATGAAGGAATGCATTGGAGAAGGAGTTGAATTCATCCCTACTCACCCAGTCTTTGGTCCAAGAACAACAGACTTGAAAGGGCAAATCATAGTGCTTACACCAATTGAAAAGGGAAATTGGTACCCTAAAGTCTACAAGTTCCTTGAAGACAAGGGAATGAGGATAGTGGAAACAAGTCCGGAGCATCACGATGACATGATGGGAATTGTACAGGTCTTGACTCACTTTTCATACATCTCTACAGCTTCAGCTATTGAAAAACTTCAAATTGACATTAAGGACACTGAAAACTATGAAAGTCCAATTTACAATCTAATGATTGATACAATAGCGAGGATAGTATCTCAAAATCCATATCTTACTTACTCAATCCAACATGAAAACAAGCGTGGAGAAAAGATCAGACAAGCTCTTTTTGATTCCATAAGCGAATTGAAAGAAGCATTGACAAATGAGGACGAAGATGAGTTTGTTGAAATCGCTCTTAGGGCAACAAAGCATATGGGAGACATCCAAGCGGCTTTAGGTAGAAGTGACAAGGCAATAAATGCCCTTACCCAGGAATATAATGTATTAATGCAATCCATTGGACAGGAAGTAGGGCTTAAGCATATTTATTCAGATAAAATCCATGTTGGAAAAATCAAGGAACTTGATTTGGATTTCGTCTATTTGGAAGATGAAAACGGGAAGGTTAAAAAGCTAAAGGTTTCCAATGCTAAAATGCTGGATGAAGAGGAACTGTTCAATTGGAAAGTCAAGAATCAGAAAATACACACAAGAGACCTTAGCGCACTCTTCAGGAGAAAATCAAATCCTCACATCATCAAAGACGCTTTAAAAAGAATTGATGATGTTGTCGATGTGGAAATAATTGACATTTACAAAGGCGGACCTATAAAAGAAGATGAAATCAGTTACACCTTTTCAATCCAATCATTAAGCAAAGAGTCTCTTGAAGAATGTGAAAAACTAATTAAAGGATTCGGTGGAATTACAAGATAA
- a CDS encoding ClC family H(+)/Cl(-) exchange transporter yields the protein MKMIKQTLGLNVDDSKYYIKLIIEAILIGLFSGLVVSLYRFGLDNSENILFSTLKYIQGDFLLTVAWFAILALMGFITALLMKWDPDSLGSGIPIVMGEVKGYFDVCWWKTLIAKFLGGTLTALGGLSLGREGPSVQLGAMAAKGVSKYLPNSKTDEKRLLVCGSGAGLAATFSAPLAGFIFTLEEINKGFDRSIVIVGLVSVVVADLVSKIFFGQSPIFPFTSLNLPLKYFYLLIILGIIVGILGYIYNVGMIKASEMWEKLSFLPLEMKYIIVFLITGAVGLVLPNVLGGGYSMMHLIEYTLPPLSILIVLLIGKYLLLIFCFGSSAPGGIFYPVLVIGAYIGAIFSAIVIPIFGLDPMISYKFIMISMAAMFASSVRTPITAVVLIAEMTGVTNSLVAMIVVTILAYIIPTILGNDPIYETLLMRLLKKNKGIDFDKTKSVLEEYVVPMDCALIGTKIWELPIPKSAMVVSVVRSGNTLIPDEDLELKYADELFIIMNQNTYPDDNQKIESLIYNNWKEE from the coding sequence ATGAAAATGATTAAGCAAACATTGGGTTTGAATGTAGATGATTCAAAATATTACATCAAACTGATTATAGAAGCAATTTTAATAGGTTTATTCTCCGGATTAGTTGTATCATTATACAGATTCGGATTGGACAATAGCGAAAATATCCTATTTTCCACCTTAAAATACATTCAAGGAGACTTCCTTTTAACAGTTGCATGGTTTGCAATACTTGCACTTATGGGATTCATCACTGCACTCTTAATGAAATGGGATCCAGACAGTTTAGGAAGTGGAATCCCTATAGTTATGGGTGAAGTTAAGGGATACTTTGATGTATGCTGGTGGAAGACATTGATTGCCAAGTTTCTTGGAGGAACCCTTACAGCACTCGGAGGACTTTCCTTAGGAAGGGAAGGGCCATCTGTACAATTGGGAGCAATGGCTGCAAAAGGTGTTTCAAAATACCTTCCAAACAGCAAGACTGATGAAAAGCGTCTTTTGGTATGCGGAAGTGGAGCGGGGCTTGCAGCTACATTCAGTGCCCCTCTTGCAGGATTCATATTCACCTTAGAGGAAATCAATAAGGGATTTGACAGGTCCATCGTTATTGTAGGATTGGTTTCAGTTGTTGTAGCGGACTTGGTATCAAAAATATTCTTTGGACAAAGCCCAATATTTCCGTTCACATCATTGAATCTTCCTTTAAAATATTTCTACCTATTGATTATTTTAGGAATCATTGTTGGAATCTTAGGCTACATTTACAATGTAGGAATGATTAAGGCTTCTGAAATGTGGGAGAAATTGAGTTTCCTCCCATTGGAAATGAAATACATCATCGTATTCCTCATAACAGGAGCAGTTGGTTTGGTCTTACCTAATGTTCTTGGTGGAGGATACTCCATGATGCATTTGATAGAATATACTTTGCCTCCATTGTCAATACTTATTGTTCTTTTGATTGGAAAATACCTTCTTTTGATTTTCTGTTTCGGTTCAAGTGCACCTGGAGGAATATTCTATCCAGTTCTTGTTATTGGAGCATATATCGGTGCAATATTCAGTGCAATTGTCATTCCAATTTTTGGATTGGACCCAATGATTTCATATAAGTTCATCATGATTTCAATGGCTGCAATGTTTGCAAGTTCCGTTAGGACCCCTATAACCGCAGTTGTATTGATTGCGGAGATGACTGGAGTCACAAACTCACTTGTTGCAATGATTGTAGTGACAATACTTGCATATATTATTCCAACAATTCTTGGAAATGATCCAATCTATGAAACATTGCTTATGAGACTCTTGAAGAAGAATAAGGGAATTGACTTTGATAAGACAAAAAGCGTCTTGGAAGAGTATGTTGTTCCGATGGACTGTGCATTGATAGGAACAAAAATATGGGAACTTCCCATTCCTAAATCCGCTATGGTCGTATCTGTTGTAAGAAGCGGAAACACATTGATTCCAGATGAGGATTTGGAATTAAAATATGCTGATGAATTGTTCATCATTATGAATCAGAACACATACCCTGACGATAACCAGAAAATAGAATCCTTGATTTACAACAATTGGAAAGAGGAATAA
- a CDS encoding NifB/NifX family molybdenum-iron cluster-binding protein, with product MRIAVASTNGENVDLHFGKAKSLYVYEYDEEADEFNFIEQRNVEIEADMKHQNPKIIEAIKDCEVAICEQFGPKAAIYAEDAGLKLVKDEGTVEEVLRKYIDHINFMKNIKI from the coding sequence ATGAGAATAGCTGTTGCTTCAACTAATGGAGAAAATGTAGATTTGCACTTTGGAAAAGCAAAATCATTATATGTTTATGAATATGATGAGGAAGCAGATGAATTCAACTTTATAGAGCAAAGAAATGTTGAAATTGAAGCAGATATGAAACATCAAAATCCGAAAATCATTGAAGCCATCAAAGACTGTGAAGTGGCAATATGCGAACAGTTCGGACCTAAAGCAGCAATCTATGCAGAAGATGCTGGTTTAAAATTGGTAAAGGATGAAGGAACTGTTGAAGAGGTTTTAAGAAAATACATAGACCATATTAATTTCATGAAAAACATTAAAATCTAA